The genome window CCGGCTTGCCGCCGAGCTGATCGACGCGGACGATCTCGTGCCAGCCGTCATCGGCGAGGATCAGGCGGATCTGGGTGAAATGCGGCTGCACCTCGATGGTGTTGGCCATGATGACGGCGAGGCGGCTCTTCCAGTGGTCGAGGGTGGAGCCATCGAGCGGGTCGATGCCGGTGGGGAGCGCCCGCGCGATGCCGGCGATCGGGGGGTGGCGGGACACCGTGGCGCTCTGGTCTTCGACCGAGCGGAAGACCGCAGAGATCTGGCCCGCGTAGAAGCTGGCGCGCTGTTGCAGATCGGACTCCGCGGCCCGGAGCGCCGCCGACCGCGTGGTGAGCACGTGGTAGGAGCCGTAGAGCAGGCTCACCGTGAGAACCATGCCCACGGCGATGAGCGTGATCCGCCCGGCGAGTGCATGCGCCGCCCCGCTTCCGTCAGGTGACGCGCGTTTCACGGTGCCCCCCGCCCGCGCCCTAATGAGAGCCGCCTACGAGCTTGATGTTGCGGGCGGTTTCACGTTTGCCCTGCTCGACGATGGTCATCAGTTCATCGAGGAAGACCACGAGATCCTTGCAGCCGCGTTCCAGCATGGTGACATGCTCATCGACGGTCATGGTGCTTGCGTCCACCCGCATCTTGCGGATCTGGCCGAGGGTGGTTGAGAGGATTTCGCGCATTTCCGGCCCGCAGGAGGTGAGGAACTGCGAGATCGTGCGCTTCATCTTTTCCTGAAACGAGCGCGCGTCGGAAATGGAGGCAAAGAACATCCGCCGCTCGAAGGCGGAGACCATGGATTTGCGCAGGCTGTCGACCGATAGCTCCTCTTTCACCAGGTAGTCGGCACAGCCCTGGCGCATGGCCTCGACCGCGATGGTGCGGCGGGTGACGGAAGTGAGCATGATCGGGATGACCTGGGTCTGCTCCTCGTGGCCGAGGAGCACCTTGAGCGCATCGAGCCCGGTTTCCATGCCGAGGTTATGGTCGATGAACGCCACATCGAAGGGCGTTTCGAGCTTTTGGCGCATTTCTGCGATGGTGTAGGCCTCGGTGATGTCGAGATCGAGCCCGGCCCGCTCGCAGATGCGTTGCAGGCGGAGCTGGTCGATATCGTCATCGTCGAGGACGAGTGCCCGCAGCCGCGTGGATACGGCTGTGGCAGTGGCGGTGGCAACCGCGGGGAAGGGAATTGGCTGGTTCGGCATCTGGGCCTCCTGCGTCTTGTTGGCAAGCTGATGGCGGCAACCATAGGATTGGCGCTGTTAACATTTGGTTTCGTGCCGCAGGGCCCGGGGCTTCCCTTTCGTTAAATCTCGCAACAGGTTGTGCGGATCTGTCATGGCCCTGTTGCAGGGGTGCGGGAGGGTGAGGCCGATGGAAGAGTTCCGCCGATATGCGATCTACTACGCCCCGCCGGAGGGCCCGCTGGCCGATTTTGGCGCGGCTTGGCTGGGCTGGGATGCGGCAGGCGGTCAGGAGGTGGCGCAGCCGGAGGTGCCGGGCCTCGACATGGCGGCGATTGCCGAGGCGCCGCGGAAATACGGGTTTCATGGCACGATCAAGCCGCCGTTCCGGCTGTCGGCAGGGCATGACCGGGCCGGGCTGGAGGCAGCGCTGGAGGATCTGGCGCGGGGGCTGGAGCCGGTGGAGATGGCGGGGCTTCGGCTGGCGCGGATCGGGCGGTTCATGGCGCTTGTGCCGGTGGGTGACAGCGCGGCTCTCGAGCATCTTGCGGCGCGCGTGGTGGAGGGGCTCGATGGCTTCAGGGCAGTGCCCGAGGCGGCCGAGCT of Oceanicola sp. 502str15 contains these proteins:
- a CDS encoding response regulator, with the translated sequence MPNQPIPFPAVATATATAVSTRLRALVLDDDDIDQLRLQRICERAGLDLDITEAYTIAEMRQKLETPFDVAFIDHNLGMETGLDALKVLLGHEEQTQVIPIMLTSVTRRTIAVEAMRQGCADYLVKEELSVDSLRKSMVSAFERRMFFASISDARSFQEKMKRTISQFLTSCGPEMREILSTTLGQIRKMRVDASTMTVDEHVTMLERGCKDLVVFLDELMTIVEQGKRETARNIKLVGGSH
- a CDS encoding DUF1045 domain-containing protein, which translates into the protein MEEFRRYAIYYAPPEGPLADFGAAWLGWDAAGGQEVAQPEVPGLDMAAIAEAPRKYGFHGTIKPPFRLSAGHDRAGLEAALEDLARGLEPVEMAGLRLARIGRFMALVPVGDSAALEHLAARVVEGLDGFRAVPEAAELARRRAAGLTERQDALLLRWGYPYVMEEFRFHLTLTGRLEGAEADRVEAALAERLEGLLPAPFRIGSLCLFGEGNDGRFRLLRREPLGGGAAG